The region CCGGTAAGGCAGGTTTTGCGGGGGATGGAGCGAACAACTCACGATGGTTTCGCAGCAAGAACGCCATGGAGGTAACGAACGATGGACAAGACGGAGATCTATGCAACCATAGCGAGACACGTGATCGACGGGGATTCGAACGCCACCGTGGATTCGTGCCTGAAGGCGCTCGACGCCGGCCTCGAGCCGCTGGAGATAATCAACGACGGGCTGTCGGCAGGGATCAACAAGGTCGGCGAGCTTTTCGGGGCCGGGGAATACTTCCTGCCCGAGTTGATCGTTAGTGCCGACGCCATGAAGGCCGGGGCGGCCGTGGTCAACGACGCGCTACTGGCTCAGGGCAAAGCAAAGGAGCCGGTGGGCAAGGTGGTCATCGGCTCTGTAAAGGACGACGAGCACGACATAGGCAAGAACATCGTGGCGTCGCTGCTCACCGCGCACGGCTTCCTCGTGACCGACCTCGGGACAAACGTCCCGCAGAGCGTCTTCGTGGAAAAAGCGCGGGAGATGAAGCCCGACATCGTCGGGCTTTCGGCGCTCCTCACCACGACGATGCCCAACCAGAAGTCCACCATAGAGGCGCTCGAGGAGGCCGGCCTGCGGCGGTCTCTGAAGGTCATCATCGGGGGCGCTCCTGTGACGGCGAAGTGGGCGGAGTCGATAGGGGCGGACGCGTACGCGAGGGACGCGGTGGACGCTGTTGAGAAGGCGAAGAGCCTGGTGGGGGGTGACTCCAGGTGAACTCGAGGGAACGCGCACTTGCCGCTCTCAATCACAGAGAGCCCGACCGGGTACCGATCGACTTCGGCGGCACGAAGGTCACGAGCATCACGAGGCCGGCATACGAGAGGCTTCTCGAGTACCTCCAGGTCCGTGGCACCGACCAGGGGATGAGCATCGACGGCGGCGAAGCCTTCGTGCCCAGTGAGCGAATCCAGAGGTTTCTGGGCGCGGATTTCCGCCGGACGAGCCTCCAGGCTCCCGACGGGTACAAGAGGGTTATCCAGGCCGATGGGACGTACGTGGACGAGTGGGGCATTCGCCGTAAGAAAGTCGGTTTCTACTGGGAGATATGCGAGTTCCCGCTCGCGAAGGCCACGGTGGATGACCTCGAGCGGTATCCGTGGCCCGACCCCGCCAATCCGGGGCGGGTGAGGGGGCTCCGCGACAAGGTCAAGGCGCTCCGTGAGAATACCGACTGCGCGATAATCGCCGACGGCGCAGCGTCGGGAGTGTTCCTGCACGCCTGCCGGATGCGCGGGTTCGAGCAGTTCCTCCGGGACCTCGCGGCCGACAAGCGGTTCGCGAATGCGTTCATGGATAGACTGGTGGAGGTGTACATCGGCCTGTACGAGGCGTACATGACCGCTGTGGGCGACTACGTGGACGTGGTGTGTTTCGCCGACGACCTCGGCACGCAGGAGAGGACCTTCGTTTCGCCACGGATGTACCGCGAGATGATAAAGCCCCGCCAGAAGCAGGTGTTCGACGCAATCAAGTCCAGGACCCGGGCGAAGTTGTTCATCCACTGTGACGGCGCGATCGCCCCGATAATTCGCGACTTCATCGAGATAGGCGTCGACGTCCTGGACCCGGTTCAGACTTCGGCCGCCGGCATGGACCCCCTCTATCTGAAGAACGAGTTCGGCAAGGACATC is a window of Bacillota bacterium DNA encoding:
- a CDS encoding corrinoid protein, coding for MDKTEIYATIARHVIDGDSNATVDSCLKALDAGLEPLEIINDGLSAGINKVGELFGAGEYFLPELIVSADAMKAGAAVVNDALLAQGKAKEPVGKVVIGSVKDDEHDIGKNIVASLLTAHGFLVTDLGTNVPQSVFVEKAREMKPDIVGLSALLTTTMPNQKSTIEALEEAGLRRSLKVIIGGAPVTAKWAESIGADAYARDAVDAVEKAKSLVGGDSR
- a CDS encoding uroporphyrinogen decarboxylase, with the translated sequence MNSRERALAALNHREPDRVPIDFGGTKVTSITRPAYERLLEYLQVRGTDQGMSIDGGEAFVPSERIQRFLGADFRRTSLQAPDGYKRVIQADGTYVDEWGIRRKKVGFYWEICEFPLAKATVDDLERYPWPDPANPGRVRGLRDKVKALRENTDCAIIADGAASGVFLHACRMRGFEQFLRDLAADKRFANAFMDRLVEVYIGLYEAYMTAVGDYVDVVCFADDLGTQERTFVSPRMYREMIKPRQKQVFDAIKSRTRAKLFIHCDGAIAPIIRDFIEIGVDVLDPVQTSAAGMDPLYLKNEFGKDIVFWGGIDIQKVVSTGTAADVETEVRRIIEVLGPGGGYVLGATHNLQADTPPENILALYNSALKYGWYQA